In Methanobacterium sp. Maddingley MBC34, the sequence ACCCCACAATAAGGAAAACACAATTAAATGGATTGAAAACTTACAAGAGGGAAGGCAATACGGCACTCGAGGGATTTTTTACAGGTTAAACATCTTGGATGCGTATAAAAGAAATCCAAAATTTGCTCAAAAGTATGTTAAGAGATTTACCGAGAGATATAAAACTTCCAGCCCTGAAATAATCTTTTTAATGACCAGTATATTGAGTATTGTGGGATCTGAAGACCCAGAATTAATTAAAAAATGTGTTTTATCCTTTCAAAATGCAGACGGGGGATTTGGAAAATACAGATCTGATATAATGTCTACCTACTACACTCTGGAAACATTAAACCTCATTAACCATGATTTCATAAACTCACATGAGAAAATTATAGAGTTCACTAAGAACTGCCAGACTGATGAAGGAATTTTTGCCTACACTCCTCTAAGTTACCCTCCCTACATTGAAAGCATATATGCTGGGATTAGAATCTATGAAATCATTGAACATCCTCTTGATCACGGGTTAAACCAGGATAAAATCATTAATTTTGTATTAAAGCTTCAAAATGCTGACGGAGGATTTAGAAGATCGTACTTTATCGGAATATCAGAATTGGAATACGTTTTTAAAGCGTTATATGTTCTAAAAAGTTTACACTATATATGAAACGTTCTAAATATAAAAATTCCTTAAAACTTGATTAAGCTAAAAATAATGGTACATATTAATTAAATTTCATTTAAACTTCATAAATTTATTTAAAATTAATAGAAAATCAAAAGGAGATGATGTAATGAATTTGTGGAAAGATATTAAACCAGGACCAAATGCACCAGAAGTGGTGTACGCAGTGATTGAAATACCAAAGGGTTCACGGAACAAATATGAATATGACAAGGATAAAGAGGCTTTTATCCTGGACAGAGTTCTGTCATCGCCATTCTTCTATCCTGGAGAGTACGGTATAATCCCCCAAACTCTCTATGATGATGGAGATCCCATGGATATACTGGTAATTATGGAACAACCAACATTCCCCGGATGTGTAATTGAAAGCAGGCCAATTGGACTCTTAAAGATGATCGATGGTGGGGAACAGGATGACAAGATACTGGCAGTTCCAGTGGATGACCCTAGATCCAGTCACATAAAAAACATCGATGACCTTCCAGAATCGCTCCTCAATGAGATTGTTCATTTTTTCCAGGAATACAAACGGCTTGAAGGAAAATCCACAGAGGTTTTGGGCTGGGAAGATAATGAAGAAGCATTAAAGGTAGTAGAACATTCAATAATGCTTTATAAGACTAATATTGGAAGTACAATTTAAAAAAATAAATTTATTCCTCATTTTTTTCTATAAAATGGGAGATGAGAATGGAACTCATCTATCCTTCAACTAAAACTTTCAATTTACCATCATAAAGGTCAATTATAAGGCCATGAATTGGTACATCATCTGGAATAAATGGGGACTCCTTGATTTTTTCCACCACTACTGCGACATTTTCCTCTTCACTGTCAATTGCCCCTATCCATTCTTTAAGATTAACTTCAGAAAGGGCTTTTTCATCCACACCCCTGGATTTCATGTTGGCTTCCAGTTTTTCAGGATCCACATTTGCCATCCCGCACTCGTAATGTCCCACCACCATGACTTCCTCTGCACCAAGGGCGTATATAGCTGCTGCAACGGATCTTATGACGTCTCTGTCAACAGCTGCATTTCCTGCGTTTTTGATTATCTTAGCGTCTCCCCTTTCGATCCCCATGGCTGGTTCTAAAAACCCGGTAAGTCGGGTGTCCATACAAGTCACAATGGCTAATTTCTTTTGGGGCATGTGACTCATTTTTTTAGGTTCGAAATCTTTAACAAAATCTTCATTGGCCTTCAATACTTCGTCAAGCATCATTTTTATCACCGTAATATTGAGTAAGTTATCAAAGTAGAGATAGTTATTTCAAATATCCTAAATTCTTCAAATAATTAAATAAAAAAATAGTAGGTGTGAGGTTATTTTTATTCCTCACTTGGTTCTTTGTCTATTACCGAAAGTGGTGGTTTTTGTTCCA encodes:
- a CDS encoding inorganic pyrophosphatase (PFAM: Inorganic pyrophosphatase) yields the protein MNLWKDIKPGPNAPEVVYAVIEIPKGSRNKYEYDKDKEAFILDRVLSSPFFYPGEYGIIPQTLYDDGDPMDILVIMEQPTFPGCVIESRPIGLLKMIDGGEQDDKILAVPVDDPRSSHIKNIDDLPESLLNEIVHFFQEYKRLEGKSTEVLGWEDNEEALKVVEHSIMLYKTNIGSTI
- a CDS encoding carbonic anhydrase (PFAM: Carbonic anhydrase), whose product is MMLDEVLKANEDFVKDFEPKKMSHMPQKKLAIVTCMDTRLTGFLEPAMGIERGDAKIIKNAGNAAVDRDVIRSVAAAIYALGAEEVMVVGHYECGMANVDPEKLEANMKSRGVDEKALSEVNLKEWIGAIDSEEENVAVVVEKIKESPFIPDDVPIHGLIIDLYDGKLKVLVEG